In Deltaproteobacteria bacterium GWC2_55_46, a single window of DNA contains:
- a CDS encoding uracil-DNA glycosylase, whose translation MDEKAGEKNCFHCKHFYITWDEFFPKGCKALGFKSREAPSAVVQRSSGMECQMFEHKKEHGKA comes from the coding sequence ATGGACGAGAAGGCCGGGGAGAAAAACTGCTTCCACTGCAAGCACTTCTACATCACCTGGGACGAGTTCTTCCCGAAGGGATGCAAGGCCCTGGGCTTCAAGAGCCGGGAGGCGCCATCGGCGGTGGTACAGAGGTCCTCTGGCATGGAATGCCAGATGTTCGAGCATAAAAAGGAACACGGGAAGGCGTAA
- a CDS encoding peptidase C69, with the protein MIENFDPFKVLKAALKKGGEYADIYLEDTANASIVAEEKRIEKVITGRDRGCGIRVIAGLKTYFAYTNDVSEKGLIEAASAVAHGVRDGKEAGAINLKKKETAPGFDIKRLPYMGVLEEKVGLVNRAADAAWKFDKRIRQVRVVYGDGWRRMAVVNSLGEWIEEDRNALLFLCNAISAEGDVIQTGYEPLGGIMGLEAFDETPPEAIAETAARRAIMMLGARRAPGGKMAVVLSSEAGGTMVHEAVGHGLEADLALQNLSVYSGKIGQKVANEKITVLDDSTLPYRRGSFFFDDEGTPAEKTVLIENGVLKTYMCDRLNAMKSGFKSTGNGRRESYQHRPIPRMTNTIIAPGTEDPDTIVRSLDKGLFVKKMGGGQVNTVNGDFVFEVTEGYMIEKGKIGEPVRGATLTGNGPDVLMNIDMLGRDLGFGIGTCGKDSQGVPVSDAQPTLRIPEITVGGKAK; encoded by the coding sequence CTGATAGAGAACTTCGACCCCTTCAAGGTATTAAAGGCGGCTCTTAAAAAAGGCGGCGAATACGCCGACATCTATCTTGAGGACACGGCCAACGCCTCGATAGTGGCGGAGGAAAAAAGGATAGAGAAGGTCATAACAGGCAGGGACAGGGGCTGCGGCATCCGGGTCATAGCAGGGCTCAAGACCTACTTCGCCTATACCAACGACGTCTCCGAGAAAGGGCTCATCGAGGCGGCCTCCGCTGTCGCCCATGGCGTGCGGGATGGCAAGGAAGCCGGCGCAATAAACCTCAAGAAAAAAGAGACAGCCCCGGGCTTCGACATAAAGAGGCTCCCGTACATGGGCGTGCTTGAAGAGAAGGTCGGGCTCGTGAACAGGGCCGCGGACGCTGCCTGGAAGTTCGACAAGAGGATAAGGCAGGTCAGGGTCGTCTACGGCGACGGGTGGCGGAGGATGGCCGTCGTAAACTCCCTTGGCGAGTGGATAGAAGAGGACCGGAACGCGCTCCTCTTCCTCTGCAACGCCATCTCCGCCGAGGGGGACGTCATCCAGACCGGCTATGAGCCGCTCGGAGGCATAATGGGCCTTGAGGCATTCGATGAGACCCCTCCTGAGGCGATAGCGGAGACAGCGGCCAGAAGGGCGATAATGATGCTCGGCGCGAGGAGGGCGCCCGGCGGAAAGATGGCGGTAGTGCTCTCGAGCGAGGCTGGCGGCACCATGGTGCACGAGGCCGTAGGCCACGGCCTTGAGGCCGACCTCGCCCTCCAGAACCTATCCGTATATTCCGGAAAGATAGGCCAGAAGGTCGCGAATGAGAAGATAACCGTACTGGACGACTCGACGCTGCCTTACAGGAGGGGCTCTTTCTTCTTTGACGACGAAGGGACGCCCGCGGAGAAGACTGTGCTTATAGAGAACGGGGTCTTGAAGACCTACATGTGCGACAGGCTCAACGCGATGAAGTCAGGCTTTAAGTCCACAGGCAACGGCCGGAGGGAGTCATACCAGCACAGGCCGATACCGAGGATGACGAACACGATCATAGCGCCCGGCACCGAGGACCCGGATACGATAGTAAGGTCGCTGGACAAAGGCCTTTTCGTCAAGAAGATGGGCGGCGGCCAGGTAAATACCGTGAACGGGGACTTCGTCTTCGAGGTGACAGAGGGCTATATGATTGAGAAGGGCAAGATAGGCGAGCCTGTAAGGGGGGCTACCCTTACAGGAAACGGCCCTGACGTCCTCATGAACATAGACATGCTCGGGCGAGATCTGGGCTTCGGCATAGGCACCTGCGGCAAGGACAGCCAGGGAGTACCCGTATCAGATGCCCAGCCGACGCTCCGGATACCGGAGATAACCGTGGGGGGAAAGGCGAAGTAG
- a CDS encoding methylisocitrate lyase, whose translation MPGAFNAASAMLIEKAGFEAVYISGAGLSNSNGLPDAGLLSREEVLRLSSYILKAVSVPAVIDADTGFGGPQDAALTVKAFEEAGASAIQIEDQEFPKRCGHLPGKSVIPAAEFAEKVRAAASARSSKDFQIIARTDARGAGTLDEAIQRATLYIEAGADIIFPEALETREEFIEFARAVKAPLMANMTEFGKSPYLTMDDWSEMGYSFVLFPMTAFRTGMKAMEEALSELKEKGTQKGLLNRMQTREELYRLIKYDINK comes from the coding sequence ATACCCGGGGCCTTCAACGCGGCCTCTGCCATGCTCATCGAGAAGGCGGGCTTTGAGGCGGTATATATATCCGGGGCCGGGCTCTCGAACTCAAACGGCCTGCCTGACGCCGGTCTCCTTTCAAGGGAAGAGGTATTGCGCCTATCGTCATATATCTTAAAGGCGGTAAGCGTGCCTGCCGTCATCGACGCCGACACCGGCTTCGGCGGCCCTCAGGATGCGGCCCTTACAGTAAAGGCCTTTGAAGAGGCAGGCGCGTCGGCTATCCAGATAGAGGACCAGGAGTTCCCGAAAAGGTGCGGCCACCTGCCCGGCAAGAGCGTAATACCAGCAGCCGAGTTCGCGGAGAAGGTCAGGGCGGCGGCTTCGGCGAGAAGCTCCAAAGACTTTCAGATAATCGCCAGGACAGACGCCAGGGGCGCTGGCACGCTCGATGAGGCCATACAGAGGGCGACCTTATACATCGAGGCAGGGGCTGACATAATATTCCCCGAGGCGCTTGAGACAAGGGAGGAGTTCATCGAGTTCGCGCGGGCGGTGAAGGCCCCTCTCATGGCGAACATGACCGAGTTCGGGAAGAGCCCCTACTTGACTATGGATGATTGGAGCGAAATGGGTTATTCTTTTGTACTCTTCCCGATGACCGCCTTTAGAACAGGCATGAAGGCGATGGAAGAGGCCTTGAGCGAGCTTAAGGAGAAGGGCACTCAGAAAGGGCTGCTCAACAGGATGCAGACGCGGGAAGAGCTTTACAGGCTGATCAAGTACGACATCAATAAATAG
- a CDS encoding sodium:proton exchanger, whose amino-acid sequence MIQELLILAFWLIVIIAASEIFTNAIESLGAKLKFSEGVTGSIFAAVGTALPETMVPLVAIFGGNGAKVSEEVGVGAILGAPFMLSTLAMFLIGAAIWQFQGKRKKTHLTPERGGFRRDIEFFLFAFTLAFLVAFTPQEYRLIRVFVAIILVLAYFYYVLETVKASAALVKEGHGTEESKSLYLGVIFKDHMAIVVVQLIVALGLIIVGAKGFVHGVESLADILDIPVIALALLIVPVATELPEKINSILWIRKGKDTMAVGNITGAMVFQGSLLPAIGIFLTPWTVNVTVVASSVVTIIAGIWLYFIAMRITKITPWFFIVNGILYATFVYIALTLS is encoded by the coding sequence TTGATACAGGAATTATTGATACTTGCCTTCTGGCTGATCGTCATAATAGCCGCCAGCGAAATATTCACAAACGCGATCGAGTCCCTCGGCGCGAAGCTCAAGTTCTCAGAGGGGGTCACCGGGAGCATATTCGCGGCGGTCGGGACCGCTTTGCCAGAGACCATGGTGCCGCTCGTGGCCATATTCGGCGGCAACGGAGCCAAAGTAAGCGAGGAGGTCGGCGTAGGGGCGATACTCGGTGCGCCCTTCATGCTCTCCACCCTTGCCATGTTCCTCATAGGGGCCGCGATCTGGCAGTTCCAGGGAAAGAGGAAGAAGACGCACCTTACGCCGGAGCGCGGAGGCTTCAGGCGCGATATCGAGTTCTTTCTCTTCGCCTTCACGCTGGCCTTTCTCGTAGCCTTCACGCCGCAGGAGTACAGGCTCATAAGGGTCTTCGTGGCCATAATCCTCGTCCTCGCCTATTTTTATTACGTCCTTGAGACAGTAAAGGCCAGCGCGGCGCTTGTAAAGGAAGGGCACGGCACTGAAGAGTCGAAGTCGCTCTACCTCGGCGTGATATTCAAGGACCACATGGCCATCGTCGTAGTCCAGCTCATCGTCGCGCTCGGGCTCATAATCGTCGGGGCCAAAGGGTTTGTCCACGGGGTAGAGTCCCTCGCTGATATACTCGACATCCCGGTAATAGCCCTCGCGCTCCTCATAGTGCCGGTTGCTACCGAACTCCCGGAGAAGATAAACAGCATACTCTGGATCCGGAAGGGCAAGGACACCATGGCAGTAGGCAACATCACGGGCGCCATGGTCTTCCAGGGAAGCCTCCTTCCGGCGATAGGCATATTCCTGACCCCGTGGACCGTGAACGTCACGGTCGTGGCGAGCAGCGTCGTCACGATAATCGCCGGGATCTGGCTCTACTTCATCGCCATGAGGATAACGAAGATCACCCCGTGGTTCTTCATCGTAAACGGCATCCTCTACGCTACCTTCGTCTACATAGCGCTGACGCTCTCATGA